A region of Pseudomonas putida DNA encodes the following proteins:
- a CDS encoding type II toxin-antitoxin system Phd/YefM family antitoxin, whose translation MQNIFAGVAVSVSELKKNPTAVMSGAAGMPIAVLNHNRVMGYMVPAELYEAMMERLEDIELSELAKSRLGEKGVPVSLDDL comes from the coding sequence ATGCAGAACATTTTCGCTGGCGTAGCGGTAAGCGTGTCGGAACTGAAAAAGAACCCAACGGCGGTAATGTCCGGAGCCGCAGGCATGCCCATCGCCGTGCTCAATCACAATCGGGTGATGGGGTACATGGTACCGGCCGAACTCTACGAAGCCATGATGGAGCGGCTCGAAGATATCGAGCTGAGCGAGCTGGCCAAGTCCCGACTAGGTGAAAAAGGCGTGCCGGTATCACTGGATGACCTATAA
- a CDS encoding glutathione S-transferase family protein, whose product MLRILGRASSINVRKVLWACAEFDIPYEREDWGSGFNATDTPEFLALNPNAMIPVIQDGDFTLWESNTIIRYLATRHDQGAIYPAEAQARARIDQWIDWQASDLNKSWSYAFMSLVRHSPAHQDPQALATGCADWGRYMQILDRQLAATGAYVAGSRFSLADIPIGLSVNRWFETPFEHPHLPAVRAYYERLSQRRAFCLHGRNGTP is encoded by the coding sequence ATGTTACGGATCTTGGGCAGAGCGTCTTCCATCAATGTGCGAAAAGTCCTCTGGGCCTGTGCCGAATTCGATATCCCCTACGAGCGGGAAGACTGGGGCTCGGGTTTCAACGCTACCGACACACCCGAATTCCTGGCGCTGAACCCCAACGCCATGATCCCGGTGATCCAGGATGGCGACTTCACCCTGTGGGAATCCAACACCATCATCCGCTACCTGGCCACGCGCCATGACCAGGGCGCCATCTACCCGGCCGAGGCACAAGCGCGAGCACGTATCGATCAGTGGATCGACTGGCAGGCATCGGACCTCAACAAGTCGTGGAGCTACGCGTTCATGTCGCTGGTCAGGCACTCCCCCGCCCACCAGGACCCGCAAGCACTGGCCACCGGCTGTGCGGACTGGGGCCGCTACATGCAGATTCTGGATCGTCAGCTCGCCGCTACCGGCGCCTATGTCGCAGGTAGCCGGTTCTCGTTGGCCGACATTCCTATCGGCCTTTCGGTCAACCGTTGGTTCGAGACACCCTTCGAGCACCCTCACCTGCCGGCAGTCAGGGCTTACTACGAACGGCTAAGCCAGCGCCGTGCGTTTTGCCTTCACGGCAGAAACGGCACGCCGTAG
- a CDS encoding WYL domain-containing protein codes for MPSHPTRHTIARQWELLKLLPGRHPGMSSMQLQAALSLVGHTTSKRTVERDLVELSALFPLHCNSKGMPYGWYWQPGLSLAEAQQLQPDALSAVRQIALRAWVDDTLARRLEQQPLSTDMQLTPQQDGGATLAATVDDSRALMGWLLSQAGAIRVQAPESLRAALLEQLRQSLALHDECH; via the coding sequence TTGCCCAGCCACCCTACCCGCCACACCATCGCCCGCCAATGGGAGCTGCTCAAGCTACTGCCTGGCCGCCACCCTGGCATGAGTTCGATGCAGTTGCAGGCTGCCCTGAGTTTGGTGGGCCACACCACCAGCAAGCGCACCGTCGAGCGCGACCTGGTCGAGCTGTCCGCGTTGTTCCCGCTGCACTGCAACAGTAAAGGCATGCCCTATGGGTGGTACTGGCAGCCCGGGCTAAGCCTCGCCGAAGCGCAGCAACTGCAACCGGATGCGCTCTCTGCGGTACGCCAGATCGCGCTGCGTGCGTGGGTCGATGACACGCTCGCCCGTCGCCTCGAACAGCAACCGCTTTCCACGGACATGCAACTGACCCCGCAGCAAGACGGCGGCGCCACGCTGGCAGCCACCGTCGACGACAGCCGGGCGTTGATGGGTTGGTTGCTGTCACAGGCCGGGGCGATTCGCGTCCAGGCCCCCGAGTCGCTGCGCGCTGCCTTGCTGGAACAATTGCGCCAAAGCCTGGCGCTACACGATGAATGTCACTGA
- a CDS encoding LysR family transcriptional regulator, producing MSDRLLNDRLDWNLLRTFRVIGQELSISRAAARLHLTQPAVSQALKRLEEQLGRQLIARRGPRFVLTEMGEQLFLLAGEVYGQMSQIGGLLEQPADELVGKVRLLMISRIVSERFDDFLADFHRQHPRVELEIDVMRSSDIVAALQEKTATAGLSLNRRPQPRLEQRLFLRQRYAFFCGKHHAMFGQLEGDLQRENFVSFTSDQIGGMLSPLTIFRDQQGFSGRIVASSPSLEEVRRLVIAGFGIGCLPEHVVAPDVAAGLLWKLPPQEGIADVDIHLLWNREQRLSRAEEMFIQAMQQCLDNGQE from the coding sequence ATGTCTGACCGCCTGCTCAACGACCGCCTCGACTGGAACCTGCTGCGCACCTTCCGGGTCATCGGCCAGGAGCTGTCCATCAGCCGCGCAGCCGCCCGGCTGCACCTTACCCAGCCGGCGGTCAGCCAGGCGCTCAAACGTCTTGAAGAACAGCTCGGCCGGCAACTCATCGCCCGGCGCGGGCCGCGCTTCGTGTTGACCGAAATGGGTGAGCAGTTGTTCTTGCTGGCCGGCGAGGTGTACGGGCAGATGTCGCAGATCGGCGGGCTGCTGGAACAACCGGCGGACGAACTGGTGGGCAAGGTGCGCCTGCTGATGATCAGCCGCATCGTCAGCGAGCGCTTTGACGACTTTCTCGCCGACTTCCACCGCCAGCACCCGCGGGTGGAGCTGGAAATCGACGTGATGCGCAGCTCCGACATTGTCGCCGCCTTGCAGGAGAAAACCGCCACGGCAGGCCTGAGCCTCAACCGGCGGCCTCAACCGCGACTGGAGCAGCGGCTGTTTCTGCGCCAGCGCTATGCGTTTTTCTGCGGCAAGCACCATGCGATGTTCGGCCAGCTTGAAGGCGACCTGCAGCGTGAGAACTTCGTCAGTTTCACCAGTGACCAGATTGGCGGGATGCTCTCGCCGCTCACCATTTTCCGTGACCAACAAGGTTTCTCTGGGCGGATCGTGGCCTCTTCGCCCAGCCTTGAAGAGGTGCGCCGACTGGTGATTGCGGGGTTTGGCATCGGTTGCCTGCCGGAACATGTGGTAGCCCCGGATGTAGCAGCGGGACTGCTATGGAAGCTACCGCCGCAGGAAGGGATCGCAGATGTCGATATTCACCTGCTGTGGAACCGGGAGCAGCGCCTGAGTCGCGCGGAGGAGATGTTTATCCAGGCAATGCAGCAGTGCCTGGATAACGGGCAGGAGTAG
- a CDS encoding type II toxin-antitoxin system RelE family toxin — translation MTYKLEFLPSALKEWGKLGHTVREQVKKKLRERLQAPRVQADALRELPNHFKIKLKASGYRLIYRVEDERIVVVVVSIGKRERSEVYDSAKRR, via the coding sequence ATGACCTATAAGCTTGAGTTCCTTCCTTCGGCGTTGAAGGAATGGGGCAAACTCGGCCATACAGTGCGTGAACAGGTCAAGAAAAAGCTCCGAGAACGCTTGCAAGCACCCAGGGTGCAGGCCGATGCCCTACGAGAGTTGCCCAATCACTTTAAAATCAAGCTCAAGGCTTCTGGGTATCGCCTCATCTACCGGGTCGAAGATGAGCGGATCGTTGTAGTTGTAGTTTCTATTGGCAAACGCGAGCGTAGCGAAGTCTATGACTCAGCTAAAAGGCGGTAG
- a CDS encoding AraC family transcriptional regulator, translated as MHALGMDYRHGEVVASHCHAEDQLIYAANGVMRVCSDGGNWVIPRGQALWIPAGVSHEVRMQGEVAMRTLLLGSHVTRCHVIAVSGLLRELILAGSRMLQRDEPLGEHARALIQRELETAERIDAYVPVPQHARLRAWCEGFLEDPAQDLTLEQCGAQLNMSARTLARLFQREVGMSYGAWRARTRMILSQQSLADGKPILNVALDHGYQSASAFAAMFKRILGYNPSDWQVCVLGTGAAPTH; from the coding sequence ATGCACGCTTTGGGAATGGACTATCGGCACGGCGAGGTGGTTGCCAGCCACTGCCATGCCGAGGATCAGCTGATCTATGCCGCCAACGGTGTAATGCGCGTGTGCAGCGACGGCGGTAACTGGGTGATCCCCCGTGGGCAGGCGCTGTGGATACCCGCCGGGGTCAGCCACGAAGTTCGCATGCAGGGCGAGGTGGCCATGCGTACCTTGCTGCTGGGTTCGCACGTTACGCGCTGCCATGTCATTGCCGTCTCGGGCCTGTTGCGCGAATTGATTCTGGCGGGGTCACGGATGTTGCAACGCGACGAGCCGCTGGGCGAGCACGCGCGGGCGCTGATCCAGCGTGAGCTGGAAACGGCCGAGCGCATCGATGCTTACGTGCCGGTGCCGCAGCATGCCCGGCTGCGAGCCTGGTGCGAGGGCTTTCTCGAAGACCCGGCCCAGGACCTGACCCTTGAGCAATGCGGCGCGCAACTGAACATGAGCGCGCGTACCCTGGCGCGGCTGTTCCAGCGCGAGGTGGGCATGTCTTATGGTGCGTGGCGGGCGCGCACCCGCATGATTCTCAGCCAGCAGAGCCTGGCCGACGGCAAGCCGATCCTGAACGTAGCGCTGGACCACGGTTACCAGAGCGCCAGCGCCTTTGCTGCAATGTTCAAGCGCATCCTTGGCTACAACCCCAGCGACTGGCAAGTCTGCGTGCTGGGCACGGGCGCCGCACCCACGCACTGA
- a CDS encoding PLP-dependent aminotransferase family protein yields MFELHPDSPTPLVNQIIDGLRELIDNQTLKPGAKVPSIRAFAATYSVSTFTVVEAYDRLVAQGLLVSRGNAGFFINRAAGELLDKHNAEADTSRPTFNSEWYLQQIFEIRQLPFKPGCGWLPNDWMYEDGLRRGLRQVAGSPLELSGYGDPMGLAELRTLTAQNLQQELSIVANPAQLMLTHGASQALDLAARTLVRPGDVVLVDDPGYPNLMSILRTQGATLVGVPRTPAGYDLNQLEQLLVHHRPTAFFTQPHLHSPTCSRTPLPQLHRLLQLASQHGFRLVENNLYADMVAEPQPCLASLDHLQQVVYVGSYSKSISPNVRVGYMMANPELMQKLVHLKMRSGLTTSQVMERVVYAAIIDGRWRKHLKRLRQRLAEAHQEVGRHLHRLGFELFTESDEGMYIWTRHPAIPDSAALLDDALEQGIMLGPGQLFMVDAKATGWMRFNVAFSTDPAMWELLEKVLVKHVRRGGL; encoded by the coding sequence ATGTTCGAATTACATCCAGACTCCCCAACCCCGCTGGTCAACCAGATCATCGACGGCTTGCGCGAGCTGATCGACAACCAGACGCTCAAGCCTGGGGCCAAGGTCCCGTCTATCCGCGCCTTTGCCGCGACCTACTCGGTGAGTACCTTCACCGTGGTCGAGGCGTATGATCGCCTGGTCGCCCAGGGGCTGCTGGTAAGCCGGGGCAACGCGGGGTTTTTCATCAATCGCGCGGCCGGCGAGCTGCTGGACAAACACAACGCCGAGGCCGACACCAGTCGACCAACGTTCAACTCCGAGTGGTACCTGCAACAGATCTTCGAGATCCGCCAACTGCCGTTCAAGCCCGGCTGCGGCTGGTTGCCCAATGACTGGATGTACGAAGACGGCCTGCGCCGTGGCCTGCGCCAGGTTGCCGGGAGCCCGCTGGAACTCTCTGGCTACGGCGACCCCATGGGCCTGGCCGAGCTGCGCACGCTGACCGCGCAGAACCTGCAGCAAGAACTGTCGATCGTCGCCAACCCGGCGCAGTTGATGCTTACCCACGGCGCCAGCCAGGCCCTGGACCTGGCCGCGCGCACCTTGGTACGCCCAGGCGACGTGGTGCTGGTGGACGACCCAGGCTACCCCAACCTGATGAGCATCCTGCGCACCCAGGGTGCGACGTTGGTCGGCGTGCCGCGCACCCCTGCCGGATACGACCTGAACCAGCTGGAGCAGTTGCTGGTGCACCACCGCCCCACCGCGTTCTTCACCCAGCCACACCTGCACAGCCCGACCTGCTCGCGCACCCCGCTGCCGCAGTTGCACCGCCTGTTGCAACTGGCCAGCCAGCATGGCTTCCGCCTGGTGGAAAACAACCTGTACGCCGACATGGTCGCCGAGCCGCAACCGTGCCTGGCCAGCCTCGATCACCTGCAACAGGTGGTGTATGTCGGCAGCTACTCGAAGAGTATTTCGCCTAACGTGCGGGTCGGCTACATGATGGCCAACCCGGAGTTGATGCAGAAACTGGTGCACCTGAAAATGCGCTCAGGCCTCACCACCTCGCAGGTGATGGAGCGTGTGGTGTACGCCGCGATCATCGATGGGCGCTGGCGCAAACACCTCAAACGCCTGCGCCAGCGTTTGGCCGAGGCGCACCAGGAAGTGGGCCGGCACTTGCACCGGCTGGGCTTTGAGCTGTTCACCGAATCGGACGAAGGGATGTACATCTGGACCCGCCACCCGGCGATCCCAGACAGCGCGGCGCTGCTGGACGATGCATTGGAGCAAGGCATCATGCTCGGGCCTGGGCAGTTGTTCATGGTGGATGCCAAGGCGACCGGGTGGATGCGCTTCAATGTGGCGTTCAGTACGGACCCGGCGATGTGGGAGTTGTTGGAGAAGGTGTTGGTGAAGCATGTGCGGCGGGGTGGGCTGTAG
- a CDS encoding MFS transporter, with amino-acid sequence MRINPPLVALAIGAFGIGVTEFAPMGMLPSIATDLGVSIPAAGLLVSAYALGVLIGAPLMTLATGRVPRRYLLIGLMAIFTLGNLMSALADDYASLLVARVVTSLNHGAFFGIGSIVAASVVPPEKRAGAVAAMFMGLTLATIGGVPLATWFGELLGWRTAFWGIAGLGLIAMTALWYALPNVPLPKSDGALAEIRVLCRGPVLAALALTMVGSSAMFTVFTYIAPILHSEAQASTTFITVMLVLFGIGLTLGNMWGGKAADRSVDRTLIVSLAVLIAVLLVFPLLMPWSVPTALAVLVWGAASFALVPPLQMRVMEAAKEAPNLASAVNIGAFNLGNAIGAALGGAVINAGLGYPAISLAGALMAGLGLVMVLLFAWRSRGVVASKAAQVPA; translated from the coding sequence ATGCGCATCAATCCACCTCTCGTCGCACTCGCCATCGGTGCCTTTGGCATCGGTGTCACCGAGTTCGCCCCCATGGGCATGTTGCCCAGCATTGCCACAGACCTTGGGGTATCGATACCCGCCGCCGGGCTGCTGGTCAGCGCCTACGCCCTCGGCGTGCTGATCGGCGCCCCGCTGATGACCCTGGCCACCGGCAGGGTGCCACGGCGTTACCTGCTGATCGGGCTGATGGCCATTTTTACCCTGGGTAACCTGATGTCGGCCCTGGCGGACGACTACGCGAGCCTGCTGGTTGCCCGCGTGGTGACCTCGCTCAACCATGGTGCGTTCTTTGGCATCGGCTCGATTGTTGCGGCCAGCGTGGTGCCGCCTGAAAAGCGGGCAGGGGCCGTGGCGGCCATGTTCATGGGGCTGACGCTGGCGACCATCGGCGGTGTGCCGCTGGCCACCTGGTTCGGCGAATTGCTGGGGTGGCGTACGGCATTCTGGGGGATTGCGGGCCTTGGGCTGATTGCGATGACAGCGTTGTGGTATGCACTGCCCAACGTGCCGCTGCCCAAAAGTGACGGGGCCTTGGCCGAGATCCGCGTGCTCTGCCGTGGGCCGGTGCTGGCGGCGTTGGCACTGACCATGGTGGGCTCCAGCGCGATGTTCACCGTCTTCACCTACATTGCGCCGATCCTGCACAGCGAAGCCCAGGCCTCCACCACGTTCATCACGGTCATGCTGGTGTTGTTCGGTATCGGCCTGACCTTGGGCAACATGTGGGGCGGCAAGGCTGCGGACCGCTCGGTCGACCGTACGTTGATCGTCTCGTTGGCGGTACTGATCGCCGTGCTGCTGGTGTTCCCGTTGCTGATGCCCTGGTCAGTGCCCACCGCATTGGCTGTGCTGGTGTGGGGCGCGGCCAGTTTTGCCCTGGTGCCGCCACTGCAGATGCGCGTGATGGAAGCGGCCAAGGAAGCGCCCAACCTTGCATCGGCGGTGAACATCGGGGCGTTCAACCTGGGCAACGCGATAGGCGCCGCGCTGGGGGGAGCGGTGATCAATGCGGGGTTGGGCTACCCGGCGATTTCCCTGGCGGGGGCGCTGATGGCGGGGTTGGGGCTAGTGATGGTGTTGCTGTTTGCCTGGCGCTCGCGGGGCGTGGTGGCGTCGAAGGCAGCCCAGGTGCCGGCTTGA
- a CDS encoding LysR family transcriptional regulator has product MDFNGRSGEMEIFAKVAQAGSLSAAARALGLTPSAVSRIIARTEQRLGTRLLLRTTRAISLTPEGEAYLRGARRILADMDEVEEAITDQGVPRGRLRVSAALGHARLTVVPLLAQFSALYPQVLVDLTLGDELVDIAGGQADVALRFGHLPDSSLSARYIGDTGQVIVASPDYLQRCGTPVEPEDLARHNCLRFNFRRAEPDWPFRRDGQEFSLKVTGNLECSSGEALAQLARLGAGIARIGTFTVGDDLNNGQLVPLLEAYNPGDREPIHAVFVGGPAMPARVRVLVDFLVQHHQGWPSSHLPPRLTP; this is encoded by the coding sequence ATGGACTTCAACGGCAGGTCCGGAGAGATGGAGATTTTTGCCAAGGTCGCGCAAGCGGGCAGCTTGTCTGCGGCGGCGCGGGCGCTGGGGCTGACGCCATCGGCCGTCAGCCGGATCATCGCGCGTACCGAACAGCGTCTAGGTACCCGCCTGCTGCTGCGCACCACGCGGGCCATTTCGCTGACCCCTGAGGGCGAAGCCTACCTGCGCGGCGCGCGGCGGATCCTGGCCGACATGGATGAGGTCGAAGAGGCGATCACCGACCAGGGTGTACCCAGGGGCCGGCTGCGGGTGAGTGCCGCACTGGGGCATGCACGGCTCACGGTGGTGCCCTTGCTGGCGCAGTTCAGCGCCCTGTACCCGCAAGTGCTGGTCGACCTTACGCTGGGCGACGAACTGGTCGACATTGCTGGCGGCCAGGCCGATGTCGCGCTGCGCTTCGGCCACTTGCCGGACAGTTCCCTGAGCGCCCGTTACATTGGCGATACCGGCCAGGTGATCGTCGCTTCCCCCGATTATCTGCAACGCTGCGGTACCCCCGTAGAACCAGAAGACCTGGCCCGCCACAACTGTTTGCGCTTCAACTTCCGCCGCGCGGAGCCCGACTGGCCGTTTCGCCGAGACGGTCAGGAATTTTCCCTTAAAGTCACCGGCAACCTGGAGTGCAGCAGTGGCGAGGCACTGGCCCAATTGGCCAGGCTGGGCGCCGGCATCGCGCGCATTGGTACATTCACGGTTGGCGATGACCTCAACAACGGGCAACTGGTGCCCCTGCTGGAAGCCTACAATCCCGGCGACCGGGAGCCGATTCATGCCGTGTTCGTCGGCGGCCCGGCAATGCCGGCGCGGGTTCGGGTGTTGGTGGACTTCCTGGTCCAGCATCACCAGGGCTGGCCTTCGAGCCACCTACCACCAAGATTGACACCCTGA